One Glycine soja cultivar W05 chromosome 7, ASM419377v2, whole genome shotgun sequence genomic window, ATGGAATCgagggaaaaagagagaaagagaagagaggttACCTTGGCTTCCAGGAAATCTGTTTGACCTTGGAAGGGTTGATGACGGAGCTAGCGGAACCCGCGTAAGAGCTCCACACATGATCGCATTTCGAGATCAGCAGAAGGAATAGTAGAAACCAAACCCTATTCATTTCCGGTTCCGATTGGAACTTGAATTTTCCCGGAAaattatttctctcttctctttctttatattttcattcaGTCCAAATCCAGGTTGCCGAGCGGGAGGGTggttttgttttcttgcttttaTGTGGAACCAGGTTGCTTCACTGTATATGTTCAatcattgtcaaattaatttttgggTAATCacattattcttttcttttgatccGGTGTCCCTTAATCCCATACGAGGATATTAATCACATTCACAATGTGTGATTATCAGTCTCTTACTAATTCAAGAACAAATTTTacgtaaaataataattgaatatgaattttttcattaaataaattatttttactcatataaatataacaaaatcttACTGCATCAAGTTTTTTGAGTAATCATATTGGTAAGTATCAAAATATCTATTGTTTTAATAAACTAGgttaataacatataaaaatgtCCTTATTTTGCTGGATTTTCACCTGTAAGAGTCAACAAAGGTTTTTAAGCGATGTTTAGGccagaaaaagaattttccgtttcaaaaaagtaaattaaaaaccaTACTTTTCTATTTggtaagataaatataaaaataaattgtaaagtaaaaaaagtatttaaacccaaaataaattccaacgtaaaaaaacccaaaataaattaataagtaaaAACAGATCGATCCGAGACCTATCCCACCGTACTGTTAACCCATTAAAAAATGAGTTAGGTTATCTCGAGAATGGATTGAAAATAATACACACCTTATTTTAAGGtctattgacatttttttttttttgacgttGGAGGTGCATTGACATGTTAACtggctaaaaaattaaaataatatcaattaaaCTAAAAAGACATAAACTACGGAACAAATTAAAAGTAGACAAAAACTAAGTCCTAACGTAACTAACCTCCTACGCATAATTTaagtcaagaaaaaaaaaatcctgccCATAATgttaatgtaaataatttttaagtcatTTCTTTTCACACGTATGCTTCTAACTTTGTATACGTTGGGATAAAATGAGGTTGGTTATGAAGTAATATTTCCTTTATCGATAAGACTTGTAGCTGTTGGGTAAAGAAGAGATTGgggggaaaaggaaaaaagaaaggagaaTAATGCATTACCCCATGCTCAGCATTGAATATTAAAACTAGAGTATGCAGTATGCACCCCATCCCTACTGCAAGGAAACCAACGACAACCTTGTTAGTCCTGCCAAGACTGTCCGATTTTCATgttcaaaaaattattgtattagACAATAATTAACGTGATAATATGGTATacataggagagaaaaaaacGAGTTGCTATAAGGAGACACGATAGTATCCGTTATTACTAATTTGGAATAAAACTTCTCCTAAGCACAGTGTCAATGGACATTGCGATTAATCAATCCCTCAAATATAGTGTACAGATCCTTGTTTTCAGGCCCAAAAATTTTATCAGCTTTCCGCAGCGTCTCCTGTAATTTTACGCACACAGATATGTATCAATTaacctttttttggtgaattataTGTATCAATTAACTGAAACGTGAGGGAGGAGAGAACTGAGAAGACAGGAGGAAGTAcctcttttgtttgtttatgggAATTCAATTCTTTAACATTTGCCAAGAATGCACCAAATTGCTCATAAGACAAACGGTTCCTAACAATAACAAACAGGAGATAAAATAGAGGATTCAACTATTTAGCTCAAAAGTTGATATTTTTCCATAATTTTCAAAGACCCCTCACCTAACTTGGCGAAAAAACTCTTTCCCATCCACCCGTGTTCGTCCTACAACACCcagtaagaaaatataaaattagggAAAAAGCTGTGATCAAATGAAAACATTATTTATAGGGCTGCaatgttgaaaaatattaattaagcaTCTCATTCTTCGAATACATGCAAGATCCAAGAATATCTACAGAGCGACCTAATTAAAACATCTCTAAATACAATGTATTTGCACAAGTGCGACAGCAGAAGAGTTGGAAAAACTCACCAGTTTGTGATCCTGTTCCTGCATCAGAGCTTGATATTGAACCATGGGTTAAGGACATTGAGGAAAACACTGAAGACCTGTCATCATGCATGCCTCTTGTGGTTGAAAAGGAAATTGAATGTCGCCGTGGAGATACAGGTTTGGATGTTCTCGTAGGTGATACTGATGCCGACAGAATAGGAGGGGAACCAGGAGGAGTTATCCGAGGGGTGGAACCTTGAGATGCTAAGAGGAGATTCTGCGATACTCTAGGTCTTATGGCTGCAATAATGGAATAGAAAAAGAATACAAGAAAGGTCAGGGTATATATGCAAAATTATAGTTCACTTTTCAGCAATATCAAAACAGAAGCCATGCTGTATGGTCTTTGTGAATGCAAAGTGAAATGCGTGTATATCCATTTCATTATAAGTTATAGTAATTACCATCAGATTCCTGATCATCAGCAAATGAATTTCCTGTTGAAGAAGATATAGCCGGTGGCAATGAAGCTTCGTTATctgcaataatattaaaattgctCAAAAGAGGAAATGAGAAAAGTGCTGCTGAAGGACCTCAACTGTGAGGGTGTTATGTGCAAAAGCAGGAGGGAGAGAACTATGAAAGGTGAAAGCTACAATGCGTACTAAAAATAGAAAGGTTTCCTTCCATTCATCTCCCTTTGACCCTATCACTCTCTCTCCCCTCTTCCAAATAGAACCTGAATTGTTTCCATTGGTGTTCTgtccatcaaatttaaataatttatagagATCAGATTGATTAAAATCATCAAATGGTTTACTTACAGCTTATGCATTGGATTGTCGGCCAACATTAATGACAGAACCAGACTAACAACATCATAAGCCATTTCCACTCTTTATTGATCctctcattttctttagcaGCCTGACAATAATGTATTGTCCAAATAGAGAAAGACACAAACAACTCCTATGCAAGATTTGTGACCCCCTGCGTAGGAAATGTTGTACAGGAAAATCTGTATTGTTTTACCTCCAAACGTGGCATTATCATGGTCACCAAGGAAAGGGAGAGGATCCAAATCGTAGTAGTTAATCGATAACCATTGCCATTATTAagaatttaaactttaaaccaCAGGAAACACAATATGTGCCAGTGCAGACATCCAAATAATAAGATACTGACTACATATTCAAAGGATAAAAGTGTtgtatttattcatatttcagtCTCTATGGCCAGCAGTTTTCTGAAGTGCATGccaatttcttttatatagtccTCACGATAAGGAAATGAGCTTGCAAGAATCTGAAGTTGCTACATTGCCAGTAAGTCTATACTGCCAAGTAGAAGTAAAACTCAGCATTCTAAAACTCAtttcatgaataaaataaattaaacaaacggctgataagaattaagaaaatgCAATTTACATAGTGCACCAAGAATCAACAGAAGTGCAATGTTGTAGAGGTAGATAGCATACAAGTTGAAAGTACCTCCAATCTGCGACGTGGAAGTCAAACTTGCTTGACTCTGTATTTTAGCAACAGTGTCTGGAGTTCCTCCCTGTGCATAACATTAGTAAAAGCCAAATGTTCCATAATTAAATAcccttagaaaaaaaaagcataaggTAGTATTATCATAAACAATTCATATATGGCAACGGGCAATGGCTATAATTCAGTACGATATGATGAAGCCATTGAATAGGTCAAATCAGTCCAtgaaattgaaactaaaaagtTAACCAGCACAGAACTTACAGAATTATCATCATCCTCCTGAAGTGATTGCATAAGCGTCTTTCTGAAAACCTCCAACTGCATACATGTATACATTTACACACACCAAGTAAGtccaaaataattcaatttaacAATCCCGTCCCCACTTTCATCTAAAAAATGGGGTTGTAATCGAAATTGAGTATTTAGAAGAACTGAATTCCATTACAATGCACCTTGGAGACATCTCGATTGAGCTTTTTGACGGTGTCGGAAAGCGAAGCATTCTCCTGGAGCAAGCTCTCCTATAACCTCAACCACCAAAATACTATATTACAAATAACAGAAAGAGaaagtgtgtgtgagagagagagtgaaAATTGGTTAGAACCTTATCCTGTTCGGTTTGGAAGAGTGTGGCGGCGATTTGGGAGAGGGAAGCGTCGAGGGAGTCGAGCTGAGATTGAAGGTCGGCGATGAGGTTGTCTTTGTCGGCGATCTGGGCGCGAAGTGAGGATAGGTCTGATTCGAGGGTGTTGACACGTGTCGATAGAGCAATGGAAGTGATCTTGCGAGCCACATCGAGCTGCTGGAAGGGATCGGACGGTAGCACTTGCACCACCTCCTCGGGAAGATCAAAGTTCAAGTTCGTAGCACTACCACCCGATTCGCCCGCCATAGCGCGTTACCCAATACAAGTAGTACCTCCTCTTTctgttttaataattattatatggtATTAGTACTTAgtactcatttttctttttgtttatttttatctatggAACAACAACGCAGAGGGATGGGGTGTTCTATACTTCTATATAGTTTGTATTCTTTAATTTGATGCCAAAATATGTGTGGCTTTCATAGGTTCGAGGATGGACAGGATAGGATTCGGAGAAGAGACAAAGGAGATTACTGATTTGTTGGTTTACTACGTCTGTCACCTCTGacacaaaataataatgaaaatatggaATGCGATGACAAAagaataaaaggaataaaaaaaatataggaagaaaataaaatgaaaataagatgaaaaataaattgattgtaaGTTTTCTTTCATAAACTTCCGCGTGTCTAGATAATAGtagtattaaattcattttctgcttcatttacctattattttgatttttttttaaatagtattagtgatttttcaattatattcatgttaaaaaggtgaaaaataataacataaaacgtgttaaaataataaataaaaaagaaagatggtatatattatttttttatgataagaaAGAtggtatatttaaaaattatgaatcatTTTAGTATAAACAATGAGGTTAATCATTTTTTACTCTATTTGCTATAACTTGAATGGTATGTTTAGACGATAACACAAATAgtgatattttttcatttggttaaaaaagaaagaaagttgagtttaaaaataatttttattattattattattcaatataaattttaacccttctcattttttatttttctttcagctAAACAAAAGAGTGgataaattgtaataaaaaagaatggaGAAAAAATTACTCTAAATCCAAGAATCCAGTTATAAGTGATTTTCATCTTCTCCTGCTTCTATATTTACTTAAAACACccataaaggagaaaaaaaaaacacatataattcatgaattaaaaaaatactaattattaaatttcacaaattatatgtgtctttctctcttctagtgaaaaataaatatttgtcttTCTTCCTACTACAATTGGATCACCTACATAGTAAGCACCCCAAATTTGCATGGCATGCGTCTTAACATTTTGAGGTGGGCTGGGCTAAAGTTTTGATAGGCATCATGAAGCCTAacctatctatttaatgcatACTTTGATCTAAAAGAACTATttaatacatattaaaatacacgcatatatatatgtgtcaattttgattttatcaCCTGAAAATTTAGCCCGGAAAAAATCTATTTCTCTTAGTGTATCTTAGAGtccatttcttcatgcattcaacTTGCTGATATGGTTAAATAATCGTTATAGTTCAATGCATGACAAATATCTAAAATGATGTTATGTGTTTACTTCAAAAACCATGACACAAATGATAATTAGTGAATACTCCTACTACCATAACTTTAAGGTAAGTATTTggggaaaaaaaaactcaatgaaTTAGTATCATGGTAGCTAGTTTGCTCTAGGCTTTCTTAGCAAGTGTATGTGGTGTGAAACCAACTAGATTCTTACATATTATGGGGGAAATTTTGCAAGTGTATGTGGTCTCTATCCATCTACATTATTTCATATAAGGCCATTATTTTGGTGAACCATTTTTATAAGTAGTCTATTTTGTACCACTTTTATGTATGATTAGATTAATCTCGTCTAGATGTTTCTATCTTGTGCCTTCCACACTAGATTTCTCTCCCAACTCCTTTTGCACAATTGCTTCCACACAAACTCACAAAGATGGAGGGATGTCATGGCGACAAGTAGATCTAATTGTAGGCGGAGCACACGACAAATCTAGTTGACCACAAGAGTCACGAAGTGGAGTGACGCTACTTCCACATAGACTTGTGAAGGTGAAGGGGCATTGCGCCCATAGCAAATTTTGTTGACATCGAGTCTCACAAAGGTGGAGCGGCATCGCGTGCAGCAGATCTGATTGTCAATAGTGTACGCGACTGATTTGGTTGACGAAAAACCCTCAACGAGAGTCACTTAATTCTCTAACAACAATAACCTCATTGATCGACTCTTGTGATTTGATGCGACATCAATTTTGAAAAACCCTTTAGATCTCAAATTTCGCTACTGGAACTACATCCATCGACTCTTGTGATTTGATGCGATGTCAATTTTGGAAAACCTTTTAGATCTCAAATTTCTCTATTGGAACTACATCCATCGACAAAAAAGAGATGAGTCATATATGATTGTTTTCTAACTtctcaaatttatttgaatgtttcatttgaatattaattgattttgttcttataacTATGATTGCCTttgttaaaactaaaaaagaggTGAATTTAAAAGTGTTCAAGGTATGAGGCatgattgaaaaataatgtttgttTATGACCAAATATGAAGTATTGTACTATTTAAGTGATGCGatgtaaaaaaacaaatcatttgaaGCTTAGATTGGATGATTGCAAGAAGGGAAGACTTGAATCaacaaaaataatgtttttctaagtctaatatttttatttgtatacttGTACTTACAGAAAATgaaatgttatattttataaaaaataaaattaaagaatggGGTCAAACATAGGAGCTTGGAGGCTGCAGGTTGATCGAGAAGACTATGATaatgaggaagaaaaaatataacagaAAAGGCGTATATACCATAATAATGTGAATTTAGATTAATCTAACggataatattaatgatttattttgtaCTACTTATAAAGGTGGTTCATGTTAGCCTCAGCCTTCATATAATGATAGAAATTATGAAAGGTGTGTGCTATAAAGTAGTGCAAATCTAAACCATACAATTAGTATTTCTTATCCTATAATGGAGagtaataaaatgttttttgacCTATTGAAATAGGCCGGATTTGATTAgttaaattgtttaatttgcTAAAGAGTATAAACAATATGGATTGGATTCGAAAGTTTTGAAGCCAACATATCTTTAGTCCAATTTAACTCACTTCAATTCTATCAGTTGGTTGTTCTTTTTTAAAGTTagcttaaaaaattaactttaaaaacctattattttgttttaaacatACTCATTAAATTTGGTTAGactttaaatttagtttaatggaaataaataaataaataatttaaacattttaaatgtttaccagtaaaaaaataaatttggatgtgcacatataaaattgattttaaataaatatgactATAAAATAACGTgtttttttttagcaaatattagaaaattgattttcataGAGCATCGTATTTGAAAACTTACAAACAAAAATGGTTTTATCATATGATCAAGTGAAACCAACACAGCTTACAGAGTTTagaaaatatagaaataaacGGAAATAGATATTACTTTTATAATCAtggagtaaaattaaaataaaaaatagatattttaacCAAGCAAACCTTAGTTTTTAGAATAAcagacaataaaattaaattaactggTTATACGTGTCATTTGTAAGAATGATAGCCTTTAtgttttaaagaataataatactccaataagtatatattttatttgattttaattttgaactgTATCATGATATAACTAGTTAAAGTTCAATTATGAACATGAccgttttttttaataacgaAGAGCTCTTTTTTTTCCAACTAAATATCTCATTAAACATTGgccaccaaaaaaaaatctcattaaacATTAAAGTCAGTTTAACCAAGCTCGATACTTCACAATTCATAGGATTGGTTACGTATTATGTGTCCTGTGAAAGTTTATAAAATGAccaatattttctaaattatagctttctttaatttatgtttattttaagtcaacatatttttataattgtaaaatGGATGTCGTactattctttttttgtttttttattaaaaatattgaaaataatatttaattactttcattatttctataaaaaaaattaaaactaatatgtATAATCTATACCTATATAAAAATTGTTCTTCAAAACCCGTACATTTGCACGTGACTACTCTTGGTAATATTTAattactattaaatatttttaaattttaattaaaatttaaaaataacgtCTTTTGTGTTGGATCAATCGGTCAACTGAGTCTGAAGTCTAAAGTAGCTCATCAAACAGAAACGTCACAAAAAGGCAACTAAGTCACaagtctctctctcttttttattagtCCGGAGCTTCAGTCTTCTCTATGAAAGTATGCATATATGCAAGTAACTTCCATGATTCTTCATCTAGACTCCGATTCTTTATTTCAGTAACATTTGATGTTTCCACTACTCCTTCCCCAAAACTTTTATTTGaagtgtattattattattattatgttctcttttccatttgtctgaaccactcaatcttatataattattttgtaaaaatgtcatgtttgatttttattcaacaatatgaaattattattatttatttgattttaaaagcgagcgtgaaaatggaaaagaaaagataaaaataaattaaacaacagtAGAAACTTTGCTCTCAATAAATaattgaagatgatgaataTCATGTACGCATCaaatataatagtataatacataattatttgtgttatacATTGAATATCGAACATGATGAATAGAAACAGAGAAATTGTATTGTGACTCAATTAGTCATACTACGGAGTTTGCTTATGTTTTATCCCTTATCGTGCAACCAAAagtaatttaattgaaaaaataaacacGTATAAGATTAACTACTatagattcattttaattaagtCACAACTGTCATACACGTATCAagttaaaatgattaattatatcATGACTAACTTACACTATCTCTGTCTCAAAAAAACTTACACTATCTCAAAGAAAATTCAAAGATTCAACTTGGAAAACTGTTTTGAAGGTAATCACTCAAAAGATTTCTAAATACAAAGAGTACACGAGCACTTTTAATGAATCTTTATGTGGAAGAATAACACTATCAAGCAATTAACTGTTCAGTAAATGATTTGAACACGTatacttgaaaataaaatacaaaaacctTATTGAAAACTTTTAAATGAGCTGAGTTAGCTAATGCTGAATATGGAATGGATATAACCTAACTCTTGTTGGTCAGATCAGATATCAAATCACTCGTTACTTTACAGTTTTAAATAGAAAATGGAGAATAATACGTCGTGCATTGCACGATGACTGGCTCAAATTGTTCTCATTGGAACGCTGACGACAATTATCTTCTttctataataaaaattgatcaaGATAAAAGCTGGGTCAAATGTTCGCGTAGCGATGAAATACTCGACTAAACCAGCTGGCATAATATTATCAAACACTTCtaattatgtaaattaattagaaacttataaaatttcattgaaatagtattttttagttctcaactaatttttatttataagtaatTTTCTTTAACGTATAGAGATAACACATAAAAGTAAGGGTAAATGtccctttcaagtttcaagccttcttttctttttttactaatattttgcATGGCCAATTTCGTTCTTATCCCTTGAAAAGTAAGATTgcctttgattttgttgattataATAAGTGATTTAACGAATAAAAAAGTTGTTAGAGTATGTCTTAAGTTAAAGAACAAACGGGCGTGGGCGTGTGACCAAGAAACAGACAACTTCATATGATATGAAGGTTCGGTATTTGGAAAGAGCAAGGCCATGTGATCTATACAAAATCATggcttatattattatttttcattttatatgaattatatttGAGTAGATAGATTGTACCGCTTTCAATTAGTATTATAAGCTCCAAGGAGTAATTAATTACCTTAATTAAGCATCTTGCGTCTCGCAGGGGACCAGGCAAGTTGCAACTTTCCATCTTTATCTTTAGAGGTGAGAACTGGGAAATGAAAAAGTATCAGTGCTCTCTAACTCACAGGATAATTGGGATTTCGCAATTATCACTCTGTTCAAGTCGCTTTCAAATCATggcaaaaaaataacacaagggAAATTTcttctgaagtttaatttttagtttttgaatataattacagtatgaattaaattattttaaatttaacattaaaacatttcttaagacaaaaaaaaaatctatatctGAAGtcacttaaatattttaaagccAAAACAAGTAGTCTCTTGTGTTAGTCTAAATTAAcagtcaagtttttttttttctcgaaaataaactttttcattaaaatgaaactaatatacttttaatttatttgatggtTTGTGACCTGGTTTTAACTATAGAAAATTGTTGAGTGCCACCTGACAATTTTGCATTGCGCGGGTGTCGTTTTCCTTCTTTATACTAAGGCAAAGTAGCTTTCTTTTTCGGTACAAGGtccagtttattttttatttttttccttttagtaaaataaaatgggaaaaagaaaacgaattttattgcATTATTAATAGGAACATCAGGTGGGTCCcagacaaataaataatttacgcGGAGGAGGACAACTAACCTGACGCCGTTAGCTAAGCAGGGAGCTAGCTCCCGAAGCAAAGGAATGAGGTGGTTCGGAAGTAAAAAAAAGATGGACTCCGAAGCAAGGAGTAACAGTCGCCGTTAAGAAAAACGTAGTTCACAAAGGAAGACCTAGTCTGGTCAGCCAACAACACCTGTCCGTTGTAGAGTCAGACGAGGCGGTCTTAATAaaccttctctttctctttctctctctctcttgattTCTTTCGTGACGCGTCATATTGGTTTATTGCAAGGTCGGTGGCAACCCAACCCTACCCTTGTCTCCTTTCTCATATGCTATATATCAGCCTCCTCCACCTAGCACTTGCTCCAATTCACTACCAccaaacacaacacaacacagcATACCGTGTTTCATTTTCTCTCACACACAAACCTCcttcgttttcatttacttctcAGGAGGTATAACTACTATTTttcgcttttttttttaaaaaaaaattgattaaatcttTTGCCATGGGAACCCAGATTTTGCGACCTCAGGACTGCTTGGTAGAACGAATCAGGGCTCCTCCGGCTGACTTTTCCCGGCGGAGGAGTTCCGGTAATTACtgtaattattattactacaacaacaacaacaaccatgtCGCCACTTCCAGGTCGTGCCGGAAGCCTGTTAGCCGACCCGACCAAAGGAAACGGGCTGCTCCCGGTTCTGCCCAGCCGGTGGTGGCGGAGGCCGCGGCGGCGGTGTTGAAGAGACCGAGCCGTGATGATTCAAGGGTGGCCAGGAGCCAAAGTTTGGAGATGACTACGATTCTACGTAGGGGCCAGTCGCTTGATTCGGCTGTGAAGAGCGAGGTGTACGCCGGATCTGCGTTCGCGGTGTCTCCGTCGCCGGAAGCGCTTCCTCTGCCGTCTTTTTCGACGAAGAAGCAGGACTCAGTGGCGGTTGATGACTCCGCCACGCGAGATCTGAGGCGTCTGCTCCGCCTCGAATGAAAACGAGCCGGGTTGCAGTCCCGGGTTTCTGGGTCGGGTTGGACCCGACAAATTATCCATAttcccctctctctctcacctTATTATTACTATCTAgaatcttctctttctcttatcCTCTCCGTAACCGTTACCGTTACGCCCGTCCCGGTTTGAAGTTCTGACCCGactgtgatttttttaaacggAAGGGTGGATGATCTGATCTAAACTAGGGGGTGAAATGTTTAAAGGTTTGGAGTAGCGTATGGGCCGTGAGGCTATGATTATGTATCATGTAACTTGTAACATATTTCTTGGGTTGtttattaaaacattaaaataaaatttagggtTTATATACTTGTAACACTAATACCAATCAGTTCAAAGGGGTGGGAAGAAATGAggaagaagcataagaaggagGAAATGTAAGTTAGTTTTGTAAAATCCAGCAAGTGTTTGAATTTGGTGTAGGTTGGGCTTTCAGCTATGAACAGTTTGATGTGATCAAGTATAGTTCGTGCTGTGTTGTGAAACACGGTGATCGACAAGTGAATGGTTCTGGTTCGTGCTCTGTTGTGAATTTGCCAGCTTCTCTTTGTACGCTATTTTTTGTAAAGTGGAGCAAATTATTAACTTGAGGAGATTTGATCAGATTTAGTTTCTGCaagttttttcttgttttgcaaAGACATCCCCGGATAAGAATAAACAAATGcttttcgtattttttttttcagaattaCTTTTCGTAAATTTGAGATTTAGATCAATTAATATTTGcatcatattataaaaaataaaaataatatacttgTAGTAATATGTAGTGTATCTAGGCATCTTACGTCAAGAACCATGAAG contains:
- the LOC114420097 gene encoding uncharacterized protein At4g15545-like; its protein translation is MAGESGGSATNLNFDLPEEVVQVLPSDPFQQLDVARKITSIALSTRVNTLESDLSSLRAQIADKDNLIADLQSQLDSLDASLSQIAATLFQTEQDKESLLQENASLSDTVKKLNRDVSKLEVFRKTLMQSLQEDDDNSGGTPDTVAKIQSQASLTSTSQIGDNEASLPPAISSSTGNSFADDQESDAIRPRVSQNLLLASQGSTPRITPPGSPPILSASVSPTRTSKPVSPRRHSISFSTTRGMHDDRSSVFSSMSLTHGSISSSDAGTGSQTGRTRVDGKEFFRQVRNRLSYEQFGAFLANVKELNSHKQTKEETLRKADKIFGPENKDLYTIFEGLINRNVH
- the LOC114420099 gene encoding uncharacterized protein LOC114420099, producing MGTQILRPQDCLVERIRAPPADFSRRRSSGNYCNYYYYNNNNNHVATSRSCRKPVSRPDQRKRAAPGSAQPVVAEAAAAVLKRPSRDDSRVARSQSLEMTTILRRGQSLDSAVKSEVYAGSAFAVSPSPEALPLPSFSTKKQDSVAVDDSATRDLRRLLRLE